One genomic window of Tachypleus tridentatus isolate NWPU-2018 chromosome 12, ASM421037v1, whole genome shotgun sequence includes the following:
- the LOC143234012 gene encoding LOW QUALITY PROTEIN: polypeptide N-acetylgalactosaminyltransferase 1-like (The sequence of the model RefSeq protein was modified relative to this genomic sequence to represent the inferred CDS: inserted 1 base in 1 codon) codes for MLARWFNRRRRLTLFKLLLIASATLGVGFWYSQVKLKTNLESDTFSNKQKKISEVINFSTNEQSSKVIQKEKPFELESLQKPPSGSYVSYTDFISDHQNHNAQIQRPGSDLNVNEDEKNNHNNVLPPPLTAELAKDSGKNDQNLTRSFVVKTKSAAGKTNDHKNEASWEHKRRDKLQNIVFNDGIMKVTPGLGEEGRPVILDEKEQILADELFSSAAFNVYISDRISLNRSVPDARHPLCKSVQYENNLPTASIVIIFTNEMWSSLLRTIHSVVNRTPSHLLHEIILVDDLSTIEYLKGKLENYLKKNLPRTKIKLLHMKKREGLIRARLAGAKIATGDVLVFLDSHCETNFVWLEPLLQRIKEDRKTVVCPIIDVIDDKTLQYVASNGEYFQIGGFTWNGHFTWIEIPEWEEEQRKSVVAPTKSPTMAGGLFAIDRNYFWEIGSYDEGMDIWGGENLEMAFRVWMCGGSLEIIPCSHVGHIFRSFHPYSFPGNKDTHGINTVRTVEVWMDEYKKYFYMHRPDLRHINYGDITDRLELRDKLQCKDFEWYLENIYPXKFTFDQNVFAFGTVRNPVSHLCLDTLNRDEDKSEPLGLYYCKSQKGVVMNQVFSLSVSNELRQEENCAEVLYKTSQHQKVMMVKCHGRGEGQEWHHMRGGPIIHRETGKCLDVAGSKAAKDVYVTECKGTRSQIWWFENYLNMHPHVEQQKP; via the exons ATGCTTGCACGGTGGTTTAACAGACGTCGTCGCTTAACTCTTTTTAAACTTCTTTTAATTGCATCTGCCACTCTAGGCGTTGGATTTTGGTATAGTCAAGTAAAGTTGAAAACAAACTTAGAATCTGATACTTTCTCGAATAAGCAGAAAAAGATATCGGAAGTAATTAACTTTAGCACAAACGAGCAGAGTTCGAAAGTAATACAAAAAGAGAAACCTTTTGAGCTAGAGAGTTTACAGAAACCCCCGTCAGGAAGTTATGTTTCTTATACTGACTTTATTAGTGATCACCAAAATCATAACGCACAAATACAGCGACCTGGCTCAGACTTGAATGTTAATGAAGATGAGAAGAATAACCACAATAATGTACTGCCACCACCATTAACTGCTGAACTTGCGAAGGACAGTGGCAAAAATGACCAGAACTTAACTAGAAGTTTTGTCGTTAAGACTAAATCAGCTGCAGGTAAGACAAATGATCACAAAAATGAAGCTAGCTGGGAACATAAACGTAGAGATAAActtcaaaatatagtttttaatgaCGGAATTATGAAAGTGACTCCTGGACTTGGAGAAGAGGGAAGACCAGTAATTCTTGATGAGAAAGAGCAAATTTTGGCTGATGAATTGTTTAGTTCAGCAGCTTTTAATGTGTACATCAGTGATAGAATTTCACTTAATCGAAGTGTGCCTGATGCTAGACATCCatt GTGCAAAAGTGTGCAATATGAGAATAACCTTCCAACAGCCAGTATTGTGATAATTTTCACAAATGAAATGTGGTCAAGTCTTCTACGAACAATCCATAGTGTTGTGAACAGAACTCCATCACATCTTcttcatgaaataattttagtgGATGATTTAAGTACTATTG AGTATCTGAAAGGAAAGCtggaaaactatttaaaaaagaatctgccaagaacaaaaataaaactcttacACATGAAGAAACGGGAAGGGCTAATTCGAGCTCGACTGGCTGGAGCAAAAATTGCTACTGGGGATGTCTTGGTATTTCTGGATTCTCATTGTGAAACAAATTTTGTGTG GCTAGAGCCATTATTGCAGAGAATAAAAGAAGACAGAAAAACAGTGGTTTGTCCAATAattgatgttattgatgacaaaactcTACAGTATGTTGCAAGCAATGGAGAGTATTTTCAGATTGGTGGTTTCACATGGAATGGACACTTTACATGGATAGAAATACCAGAGTGGGAAGAAGAACAGAGAAAAAGTGTTGTAGCTCCAACAAA aaGCCCAACAATGGCAGGTGGCCTTTTCGCCATTGATCGTAATTACTTCTGGGAAATTGGGAGCTATGATGAAGGGATGGATATATGGGGTGGTGAAAATTTAGAAATGGCTTTCAGG GTATGGATGTGTGGTGGATCTCTGGAAATCATCCCTTGCTCTCACGTTGGTCATATCTTTCGTAGTTTTCACCCATACTCTTTCCCTGGGAATAAAGATACTCATGGAATCAACACTGTAAGGACAGTTGAAGTGTGGATGGATgagtacaagaaatatttctatatgCATAGACCAGATCTTAGG CATATTAATTATGGAGATATTACTGATCGGCTTGAGCTTCGAGATAAGTTACAGTGCAAAGATTTTGAGTGGTATTTGGAGAATATATATC AAAAATTCACTTTTGATCAGAATGTTTTTGCATTTGGAACT GTGCGTAACCCTGTTAGCCATCTCTGTTTAGATACTTTGAACCGAGATGAAGATAAATCTGAACCACTGGGACTGTACTACTGCAAGAGTCAAAAGGGTGTTGTAATGAATCAA GTGTTCTCCCTTTCTGTTAGCAATGAGCTTAGGCAAGAAGAAAACTGTGCAGAGGTACTATACAAAACTTCTCAACACCAGAAAGTTATGATGGTGAAATGTCATGGTAGAGGTGAAGGCCAAGAGTGGCACCATATGAGG GGTGGGCCAATCATCCACAGAGAAACGGGTAAATGCTTGGATGTTGCTGGAAGCAAAGCAGCCAAGGATGTGTATGTAACAGAATGTAAGGGAACTCGCTCGCAAATCTGGTGGTTTGAGAACTATTTAAACATGCATCCTCATGTGGAACAACAGAAACCATAA